In Lepus europaeus isolate LE1 chromosome 9, mLepTim1.pri, whole genome shotgun sequence, the following are encoded in one genomic region:
- the LOC133766281 gene encoding protein LDOC1-like, whose amino-acid sequence MDELAGMMQDLLSQNHALRRENNELMDQVRRLLCEKANLLAQVRPPTCPVAFPEAFNGDSARLHDFLIEAASYMNFFEARFSNDTLKVAFLISRLSGPAEQWVVPYIEGESPILGQYEDFVAALRRAFGRNR is encoded by the coding sequence ATGGACGAGCTGGCGGGGATGATGCAGGACCTGCTGAGCCAGAATCATGCCCTGCGTCGGGAGAACAACGAGCTTATGGACCAGGTGCGGCGGCTGCTGTGCGAGAAGGCCAACCTGCTGGCCCAGGTGCGTCCGCCCACCTGCCCCGTGGCCTTCCCCGAAGCGTTTAACGGCGACTCGGCCCGGCTCCACGACTTTCTGATCGAGGCGGCCTCTTACATGAACTTCTTCGAGGCCAGGTTCTCCAACGACACCCTGAAGGTGGCGTTTTTAATCAGCCGCCTCTCGGGGCCGGCCGAGCAGTGGGTGGTCCCCTACATCGAGGGGGAGAGCCCCATCCTGGGGCAGTACGAGGACTTCGTGGCCGCGCTGCGGCGGGCCTTCGGCAGGAATCGGTAG